From Fusarium musae strain F31 chromosome 8, whole genome shotgun sequence:
CATTCCCCTGGAACCCCTCAatcccaaggccaagctaAGAACAGCCAATCAAACCAGCACCAACAACGGCAGCGACGCGCAGTTGAACCCTCCAGCccccgaagaagaagatgcccCAAGAGCGCAGGGCTCGAGTGGCCTGGGGATATCCAAGACCAGAGGTGTAATTGTCATCGTCACTCTTGCGGGCATCAGCTTTCTCAATACTATGGGCTCAGGCATTCTCATCGCTGCGCTTCCCAAGATCGCTGACGACGTTGGCCTCTCTGAGAACCTCATCCTCTGGCCCGCAGCGGTGTACGCGCTCGCAGCAGGATGCCTATTACTCATCTTTGGTGCCATCGCAGATGTTGTCGGAGCCAAATTGATGTGGGTTACTGGGAGTTTTCTCTTTGTCGCTTTCACACTGGCTGTCGGCCTTGCTCAGACGGGCATTCAGGTCATTCTCTTTAGAACATTGCTCGGAGCATCTATTTCCATGTGCTTACCCACCGCTGTCAGTTTGATAGCAAACACATTCCCCAAGGGACCTTGGAGAAATGTCGCATTCGCGATCAATGGCATGGGCAGTCCTCTTGGCTACGCTCTcggccttgttcttggagGCATCTTCACCGATACAATCGGCTGGAGATGGGCATACTACATGAGCGCAATCATCAACTTTTGTCTATCCACCGGCGCAATCTGGTCTCTGCCATCTGTGTACACACCCTCCGAGCGAAAGTGGACGACTCGCTTAATGCATGAGATTGACTGGGTTGGAGCTACTACCATGAGTGTTGCACTTGGCATGCTGCTATATGTCCTTGCAATGATCTCATCATCCTATAAAAGGCTGGATGACCCGCAAAATATTGCGTTGTTGACCGTTGCCATTATTCTCTTGGCTGCATTTCCATTCTGGATGGACTATCAGGTCAAGCGTGAGAAGCCAGCCTTGATACCCAACAGCCTCTGGAAGAACCGGTCTTTCACATCTGTTTGCATCGCTGTCTTCTTGTGTTGGGCTTCGCTGAATGGTATCGAGTATTTCACAACGCTATAGTGAGTCCCTCAAGATACGAATTTGATCACTTGCTAAGCCTTGCCCTGTAGCTTCCAAAAGGTCGAGGGTCTGTCAGCTCTAGAAAGCTCCCTCAGGTTTCTGCCTCATGTCATCATGGGTGTAGCggtcaacatcatcactgGCCTACTCATTGCCAAAGTCAAGGTTCGCACATTGGCTGTTGTCTCAGCACTTGTGACGATGGTGGCTGCACCTCTGATGGCgactgttgatgttggtgagaaTTACTGGCTTGCTCCGTTTTGGGCCATGTTCCTTTCGCCTGTCAACCCAGATGGTAAGCTCAATCGCCTTGATAGGGTCAAGCTAACATAAAATAGTGCTGTTTACTGTGTCGAACCTCGTGATTTCCGACGCTTATCCCCCAGAGATGCAATCCCTCGCTGGTGGCGTCTTCAACGAGGTAGCTCAATTCGGTAATTCAGTCGGTTTAGCCATCACTGCTGCGATCGCTGCTTCAGTTACAGAGCACTCAAATATCACGGAGCGCCAAGAGGCTTTAATGAAAGGCTATAGGGCTGCGTTTTGGACCATCTTTGCCAGTTGTAGCACTGTCACCATTGTAGTATGGCttggcttgaagaagggCGGTATCGTGGGAAGGAAGCAGGATTAATTATGAGTGTTCAAGATTTTAACAAATTCAAATGGTATATTCGCAGCAAATAATCAATCAGCTTGGGTCATTGGCTCATCAAAATGCCAAGCTTCAACCGCAAACTCACGATAAACCGAGAAGTCGAGAAAGGTTATTCTCATGGTTCTCACAGGATCAAAAGTCGCTGAGATCAACGCATATTTAAATTTCGCCGGATCCATCGAGAGTTTAGCGCAGAGTGATAAGATGTTATGTTGGTAGAATTGATCATTTGTAGTACGACCATTCATTTAAGAATGCGCAGGTAGCATTGAGATAACTCATAGGTGATACTCATCATTTCCTGAAACGAGGCTCACACGGAtgtttttaaaaatatcaTTCTCTTTTCTCGCCACGATAAAACCTTGTCAAAAATAACTCTTGTATTTTGAGTGCAGTAGTCTTTGCAGAGTCAGAGCCCGATATTATTGCTGTTCTTGTAGACGCCAACTAATTAGGTCAATGGCATACTGTATTGCAGTCTAAGCTATACCAAGTTTTCTGTCGACAAAGACTTCATTATCCTGGAGACTTAGCTACCAAACTTCAGGCAATTAACACTGAACAAATATTGTACCTTGTATGTTCTTGAATCTCTGGTGTTTGGCCTGAAGTTACCTGCGTTGGCGTGCTTATGTCGCTGTCCCGGGTAGATGGAGAAACATGTGACGACAATGGCATGATCAGAGCGCCTCGTCGAACTAAGCATGTGCACACGAGTAATGGCTCAAAACAGCGTGCACGGAGTTAATCCGTTGTCGCTAATGAATAAACTCTTGTGCTGTAGTGCTTGCATAAGTCTGATCGGTCTAACGGTGAACGTCAGCCACCCGGAGGAAATGCACCGGGCATACAAGTGTCATGGTGGATGGCGATCGCCAGAATCTGGTTTAACGATAGGGCTGTGTGAGCGGCTACTTCAGGGGCAGCTCGATCTGGCCAATCACAAGCTCCAATTTAAATAGTCTATGCCATCATAAGTTTGCTTGTGAGATCTAACGACAGTGCTTTGGGACTAGTAGATCCATGCAAACATCTCACTTACTGTCGTGGGTGAGACTGTCTAACTTGATTCTCTCATCAATGACAAGTTCATAATTCGTGTTGACCATTGGAAACGATAATTGTTTTGCCAAGTGACCTATGCCTCGGGTTTGGCTGCTATCGTTGTTAGTTACACCGCATCATCATCTAGTCTGAATGCGGGGTGAGCATTGGGCGATCACCAATATTTGACCGTGAATTTCTTGTGCGACATTGCGTTGGGAATTGAACAAAGCAAAGTCAATGACATCTACGAACATACTTACGGTGAAGAACAGAGAACAAATAGCTCGATCAATTCGATCCATGACGTCGATGAGCTCGCATGTCTCAGCGTTTgctggatgaagaggagatgattGATGTTTATAAAAGAAGGACAAATCTCCCTCTGTGCTTCCAATCCATCACTATCAAatactcaatctcatcatcgaccaCAAGCACCTTGACAAACCTttaccaccatcaccaacaacaactacttcatcatgtctgacTACAAGCCCACTGGTACATCTTCCCTTCCACTCTCCTCCACATCGCAATATCTAACAAGCTACAGAGCACGACGGCCTCCGCAAGGACGGTCAGCCTGACGGTCGTGTCGGCACCGGCGAGTTCGCTCACGGCAAGGTCGACCCCCACAAGGCCGGCGAGCAGGGCGGAAAGACTTCCGGCTCCGGCGAGGGTCTTGGAAGCTCCGACAGCAGCGGTGGTGACTACAAGCCCACTGAGCATGGTGGCCTGAAGAAGGATGGCAGCCCTGACCAGCGTGTCAAGGGTAACTAAGGCGTTACGGATTATGCAGCGATATCTAGTACCTGAATGATGAGGATTTAACACCGACTTCTCGTATCGAGTGTGCTTTAGTTAACGTAAACGTGATTGTGTGTGACATGAAAGAATTTCAATTATTTGAAACGTGCACAATAAAGAGCCGAGATATGCCGGGACGATGTTCTGGTTACTGGGTTACAACGCCAGCAAGCATTGCGTCATATTGATGAGGTACACCGCCTCCAATACCTACTTTAATGAACGTAAGCACTATCATTGTGACAACTATCATGATTGGATCGGTCGTACCAATTTTGGAGTGTTAATTGACATGGCATCCGGGCTTTGTCCAAATGTTCCGATTGGCTTCATTCACGATGTTGGCTGAGCCGCAAAAACCCAACCCAAAACACTCTATCTGAGCCGCAGACTAGGGGAAAACATTGGGATCTACATCTCGTATCGCAAATATTCCCTTTTTTCCCCAGGCGACATCTCCAACAAACTGAACTATGTTAAGAAATAAGCTTCGATAGATTGACTCGCGTCTCACTCTCAGGGCTGAAGCCAGTATCCACCGCGGAGCCGAACCCTCAGCATCGACCAGGATCAGCACATGGCATTTTGACAACACCACGCGATGAGGCTTGAGCCAAGAACTGTCTATTACCTTCTGTCCGGGGTCAATTCGTCCTGTCTCTaatcatctcaacaccacgtTTTTCGAATTGGTGCTAGATAAGCCCCTTTTACCTAGTGCAAGTTAATCAAGACTAATTTCTTGGGATTCTGTTCCAGGCTCTTGGGTGCTGATGGACGCCAAGATGCGGAGCCGCAAAAGCAAATACTCGTCCAGGGTCTTGTATGGCAGAATGCCAATGGCAATAATTAGGAATGACTTTTAGATACTGATTAGTGATTCAACTAAATGATCAGATCCGCCATTCCCAGAAGATGGGAAAGACGGAACGAGAGCGAGATGTCGATACATCAGTTGATTAGGACGTAGAACTATAGACAATGATAGAATCTTCAGGTGAGCCGATTCAGCTCCATTGACCCGGGGACATGCATGTCTGTAACCAACATCACATACATCGCGGGGTACCTTGCAGTCATAACACTCCCAAGAGAGATTGGGCTCAGGAGATCCGGACAACTGGGCTGTAACCTCCCACACACAGGATCTTCAGCGGTCCGTATCCCGGTGCATAAGCGCAACATCCAGGCCCCCAGGACCAGGCTCAGACGCAAGAGTGCGCTCTAAAGGATGCAACGCCTCCTCGTGGCCCTTGAGTCAAGCTAGCGTCTGCACCTTTTTCTTCAAATATATGCACCAAGGATTCTCGTCTAAAAGTCCCTGCATTCCCGTTCTTCTTTACATCGACATTCCTTGTTCGCCAATCCGCTAAGATGGGCAGTCTTTTGTTGTCAGATCACTATGAGTTTCATAAACCTAGTACCAATGATATGAACATTGCAAGTATCGCTTGGGGGTTCTCCCTAGGCGTGTCGATATTTGCGGGCACGAAAGCTGCGAAGCAGACAATCAAATCGTGGAAGAGAGGGACGAGGACGAATATTTATCTTATGCTGGTTTGGATGGAGTGGACTAGCAGTGTGATCATGAGTGCCATTACATGGTTATATCTGCGCCAATACATTCCGCCTGGCTTCccagtcttcttcgtcattgGTATGTACCCATAGTCGGATCCGATCTCACCTTGTCTAACATGCCTCGAGTCCTTCTTTGGGCCATTCAGATCCAGTCGCTACTACAGATTATCATCAACCGAATCTCGATCCTCATGGTCAACCGACACAATGCATGGAAGCTCAAACTCATTGTattccttgttcttctggcCATCAATATCAGTGTTTTCTGTGTCTGGATCCCAGCCAGATTACAGATAAGTCCCAAATGGATTGCTGTCAACGCTGTCTGGGATAGAGTTGAGAAATGCATCTTCTTGATTGTGGATGCTGGTTTGAACTTTTACTTCATCTACCTCGTTCGATCTCGCCTTATCGCCAACGGTCTCACCAAGTACACTCGATTATATCGTGTCAATCTGTTCATGATTGCTGTATCGATGACAATGGATGTAAGTGAACTTTTTGCGTGTTGCACTTGGCTATACTGACAGACTAAGGTCCTGCTCATCGCAATGATGTCTCTTCCCAACGATATCGTCTACCTTCAGTTCCATCCTCTGACATACCTTGTCAAGCTCCACATCGAGATGAACATGGCCGAACTAATTACCAAGGTGGTCAAAGCCAGCAACCCCAATGGATACGACTACTCCGATTCACGATCTCGCTCTGGTCAAAAGAGCGGAAAGACAACTActggaaagaagatgggcTCTGTCTTTCCAGGCAACAACCAGACCTTCATTGAAGCAGGCGGTGACAATATTGAGTTGCCTCAGAGGAAGGAAGACGGTATTCAGGTTTCCAGAACTTTCAAGACTACGCAGATCGAGGTCGTCAAGGAGAATCGGGATCGCACCGATTACGATGATCTTGAGAGCGAGTCGAGTTCCACGCGACACTTGAAGCGAGAACCACTGCCATTTCCCGCCGAATAGCTCAAAACTTCATGATGAGCCTTCTCTGAACTATCATTTTAGATTTGAATTGTCTTCACGGAGACCCCTCCCGGTTAGACCACAGCGACGCACTATATACCCGACGCTCAATTTCTCTTTTGGCTTCTAGAATAATTAGACGTACACGATATTCATGTATTCAATAACATAGATAACTCACAGTAAGAAAGATTGCTCCGTAATACATCCCTGTCTCTGGACTAAAGGATGTGATGGCCCCTGTTGTAAATCATGCGCTAAGATGCGGCTCCGCTCGACCGGTAAATTGTGGCtgtttgatgctgatgcatgGGTATCAGTACGAAAAGCCTCATTGTCCTCTTATCGGGATGCTTAttggtgagatgagatgaaaagTGAATGTGGCGTTCGGGGAAGCGAGAAATTACATGCGTTATCACATCGTGGAGAAAGTTTGTGATTGCTTGGAAAAAGCAAAGCTACCCCAGAAGGAAATCTGGAGCAATATGTTAAAAGATAGGGTAGCCCTGATCAGTCTAGCTTACCTAACAAGGATTAGCGctcctcttatatatatatagtatagcttcccctattatataaaagaaattaaggctcttttaacccttatatatacccctttactatatatactatagttATAAGCCTAAATAGGTATAAGACCTAGtaactttactatattacttaatatatatttatttatcttattttataaaattaatatctttaaaaggattactaagtttataaagtataattattaataagtaaggcgctttatatacctttacttatataattctttatagtCTAGATAACTAGattttatagatttaagagattaaattataagctaaagtatataaagtatagctataaattaaccctaaatatactaataaggcttctaataagctataagaacctctaattaaagactttaatacctttattaaaaggaagcTTATAGAGTATAAGATTAAGGTAGCTGCTATTAAGATTAAAGAAAAACTGCTTTctaaattttttataaataatctaAAGATTTCCTATAAAGTATCccttttaagattataatatatttaaagataatataagtaatatattaataaatacttataaatcctagcttatattataaaaagtattaactctagtattttattttctatacttacttaaattaaagaagatTACCTAAAGggctatataatttactagctACTTTAAGGCTTAAAAAAggatttagtattaaatataataactataattaaggaaattacttaaaaatatcttaaagtctttaataatacttttaaagcttaataaagccttaaatagtaattactataatagtaaaaagcttatatataagctagactttactatatctttaagatcttaagaAACCTAGgagttaattactttttaaaagtaattaaaaaaaagatagcctttttataaatagaaactAAGTAAAATgcactttttaaaaaagaaaaaactaataagaaaacctcttttataaagctagctagtaagctatatatagttattaaaagaaacctatttaataaaagctatttagtttatataacctttagtaattatataaataagttaaaaaagtataataactacccttataagtaaaataattattaataaaaagctaaggAATATAcctttcttatttatatagttactagtatagctttttattatattaaaaaaccttttaatagtaagcttaagtaaatctATAAGGAacttaataagcctttttaaaaatagcttaagctaaaagttataagaaatagtaataaaagaagcttataagattaaggaAACTagggtttatttacttattttaataacttaataaactttatcttattacctaatattttagctaaggctaagtataatatatagctttatattacttataagaaacccctttacttacttatataaagcactttattaaatacttatagtattacttacttaataaatataatagccttacttaaaaaaggtttttttattttaataaatagtaattatataaaaataaaggatATAAGCTTCTTAATCTTAAGAAAGGGGATTaaggtaatttaaaaaatccTAAATAGCTTAGTAGGGATAAGAACTTagttacttatttttaataatattattattattaaaagattttatataaatattatattaaaagcctttttataattattaagaatatagtatttaaagtttaattactCCTTAAGATAAgaaaactttttaaaaagtataatctttctataactataatataagtataatattttaatactttaatttaagcttattttagcctatttatctattaactatttaatatttaaaagtataattttaattagtaataaggtagttttttaatataatagaataagtataatatatttctttacttttaaagtaaggaaactattaagaaataaaaagaaagcttataatagtaataataccttatagtatataaaattaaagtaccTAAGAAAAGAagtacttaaaaagcttataaataaaaaaagaaatatataaattactaaaatagtatatattaattataagacttatacttaaatatatataatataaattattagttattacctACTAGAAAATTGCTTCCTAAGACctttttaaaggatttattaaGACctttaagaatataaaataggatataatagcttaaattacttattaataataaaagataaatttagtaactagctatatactattttattaaaaagtaaaaaaggattagtagtttttaatatattattttaatttaaatactaggtaaaatactagtttagactagttatttataaaatatatagtaataataagcctgctataatctatatattaagtaatactaacttcttataataagtataatttaaaggtatagatatagagcttatactgccttatataaaaaaacctaatagtaaggtaaaataagtaaagaaagaagtattagaaaagttaaatataatatttaataaagtatagctaccTTATTCCTTATAGctagaaagtatataaactACTACTTTCCTACTTAATATAAGCCTAAAAGTAACTAAAGGATAGTAAATtcttataaaggtattataaaattagtttaagtataaagtgctattataaataaaaaagtatatagtagATCTTAGACCTAATTAGAGTAATATataagcctatagctattaagcttatttattaaattaggaTAAAGAAGCTAGGATATATAGAAAAGCATTTAAAATAAGCCCTAGaggttatattaagtatttagtaagctatatagtatataatatatactaaatataaataccttagcttaaaaaggtaatagttacttaaaatattaggtttaataagtatatcttttactaactaaagaaagagtatataaaaaagctcttaaaaaaggtatttaaagtataaatcttTAACCTagaagaaaataataataaggttaacttactaaatagacctatttaagttatatattctaAGGGTCTAAACTTAAAGATAGAggtaattaaagaaagtataattacttttataagaagtattaataaatactaaaactagtatatattaatttagaTTACTAATAGACTTTAGACCCTAGaagtaatactaaagctaagtaggcctaaagctaaaggaaataatagaagtattataaatattaatataatagctaaaagctttataataattaaagtaagtaagttactaagtatataactatagattaagctaaaagcctttaaaggtatataaaaagtactaTAAAGCCTAAAGTTACtgctataattactaaaaatactaataggtaatataattattatagctagctataaaaaaaaggatataCCTATATTACTTCTTTAATAgtctaaaaataataaaataaataattaaagtaataattaggaataataaatataaaacctaataataaagcttaatagagTACTataactagtaatatataataattaaagtagctaaaatataatattactactactactcCTATAAAgagcttttatactttaaattaaaataataatatacttaaaattaaaaataatag
This genomic window contains:
- a CDS encoding hypothetical protein (EggNog:ENOG41), which codes for MSDYKPTEHDGLRKDGQPDGRVGTGEFAHGKVDPHKAGEQGGKTSGSGEGLGSSDSSGGDYKPTEHGGLKKDGSPDQRVKGN